In one window of Erwinia tasmaniensis Et1/99 DNA:
- a CDS encoding cytosine deaminase: MQPGLKWINHIRLPDREGLWQLEIHQGKIARIAPQPPACTDGAALDAEGGLAFPPFIEPHIHLDTTQTAGEPAWNQSGTLFEGIERWAERKALLTHDDVKQRAKQTLKWQIANGIQHVRTHVDVSDPTLTALKALLEVKQEMAPWVDIQLVAFPQEGILSYPNGEALLEQALQLGADVVGAIPHFEFTREYGVESLHKTFALAQKYQRMVDVHCDEIDDEQSRFVETVAALAHREKMGARVTASHTTAMHSYNGAYASRLFRLLKLSGINFVANPLVNIHLQGRFDSYPKRRGITRVKEMLAADINVCFGHDDVFDPWYPLGTASMLQVLHMGLHVCQLMGYEQLDAGINLVTVNSARTLQITDYGIQVGNSANLVILPAESGFDALRRQVPVRYSIRHGRVIAETPPAVSQIYLDSSEPIDFRR; the protein is encoded by the coding sequence ATGCAGCCAGGATTAAAATGGATTAATCATATTCGCCTGCCGGATCGTGAAGGGCTGTGGCAGCTTGAGATCCATCAGGGAAAAATAGCGCGCATCGCGCCGCAGCCGCCTGCCTGCACCGACGGGGCGGCTCTGGATGCCGAAGGGGGGCTGGCATTTCCCCCGTTTATTGAGCCGCATATCCATCTTGATACCACCCAGACAGCCGGTGAACCGGCATGGAATCAGTCGGGAACGCTGTTTGAAGGGATTGAACGCTGGGCGGAACGCAAGGCGCTGCTTACCCATGACGATGTGAAGCAGCGCGCGAAGCAGACGTTAAAATGGCAGATCGCCAACGGCATCCAGCATGTGCGTACCCATGTTGATGTGTCTGATCCAACGCTAACCGCGCTGAAAGCCCTGCTTGAGGTGAAGCAGGAGATGGCTCCCTGGGTGGATATCCAGCTGGTGGCATTCCCGCAGGAAGGTATTCTGTCTTACCCTAACGGCGAAGCCTTGCTGGAGCAGGCGCTACAGCTGGGGGCGGATGTGGTCGGGGCGATCCCCCATTTTGAGTTCACCCGCGAATATGGCGTTGAGTCGCTGCACAAAACCTTCGCGCTGGCGCAGAAGTATCAACGCATGGTGGACGTACACTGCGATGAAATCGACGATGAGCAGTCACGCTTTGTTGAAACCGTGGCCGCGCTGGCGCATCGTGAAAAGATGGGCGCGCGTGTCACCGCCAGCCACACCACCGCCATGCACTCCTACAACGGTGCCTACGCCTCACGTCTGTTCCGTCTGCTGAAGCTGTCCGGCATTAACTTTGTTGCTAATCCACTGGTCAATATCCATTTGCAGGGGCGCTTTGACAGCTATCCGAAACGCCGTGGCATCACCCGGGTGAAAGAGATGCTGGCAGCGGATATCAACGTCTGCTTTGGCCATGACGATGTATTCGACCCCTGGTATCCGCTCGGCACGGCCAGCATGTTACAGGTGCTGCATATGGGGCTGCACGTCTGCCAGCTAATGGGCTATGAGCAGCTGGATGCCGGGATAAATCTGGTGACCGTCAACAGCGCCAGAACCTTACAGATAACGGATTACGGCATTCAGGTTGGCAACAGTGCGAATCTGGTGATCCTGCCGGCCGAAAGTGGGTTCGATGCGCTGCGCCGTCAGGTGCCGGTGCGCTATTCCATTCGCCACGGACGGGTGATAGCGGAAACCCCACCGGCGGTCAGCCAGATTTATCTGGACAGCAGTGAGCCGATTGATTTCAGGCGCTGA